Proteins found in one Pseudomonadota bacterium genomic segment:
- the aroF gene encoding 3-deoxy-7-phosphoheptulonate synthase yields MILVLKPQATDEDINAVAQKIEDLGFKPHISRGKYKTIIGVIGKNGVSLPGNASSELANHLQVDMVIPIMEPYKLASREVSVDNTVIQLGDVKIGEGHFTVMAGPCAVESREQLLETAKGVKQHGASILRGGAFKPRTSPYDFSGLEVEGLRLLREASQVTGLPIVTELLRERDMDQIEKYADIIQIGARNIQNFSLLRLVGKSSKPILLKRGMSTTIKELLMSAEYILAEGNPQVILCERGIRTFETATRSTL; encoded by the coding sequence ATGATTCTGGTATTAAAACCCCAAGCGACAGATGAAGACATCAATGCTGTTGCCCAAAAGATCGAAGATCTGGGATTTAAACCTCATATCAGTCGAGGTAAATATAAAACTATTATCGGGGTCATTGGTAAAAACGGGGTTTCCTTACCCGGCAATGCCTCCAGTGAGCTGGCAAATCATCTCCAGGTCGATATGGTCATTCCCATCATGGAACCTTACAAACTGGCCAGCCGGGAAGTTTCAGTTGATAACACGGTTATTCAACTGGGGGATGTCAAGATTGGTGAAGGGCATTTTACGGTCATGGCAGGGCCTTGCGCGGTTGAATCCCGTGAGCAACTATTGGAAACGGCCAAAGGGGTTAAACAACATGGTGCCAGTATTTTACGGGGTGGGGCCTTTAAACCGCGAACATCACCTTATGATTTCAGTGGCCTCGAGGTAGAAGGACTGCGACTTTTGCGGGAAGCCAGCCAAGTCACTGGACTACCCATAGTAACAGAATTACTTCGTGAACGTGACATGGACCAGATTGAAAAATATGCCGATATCATTCAAATTGGAGCCCGCAATATTCAAAATTTTTCCCTCCTGCGTTTAGTGGGAAAAAGCAGCAAACCAATTCTGTTAAAACGCGGGATGTCCACTACGATCAAAGAATTACTGATGTCGGCGGAATATATCCTTGCCGAGGGAAATCCTCAGGTTATTCTTTGTGAACGGGGAATCAGAACGTTTGAAACCGCAACCAGGAGCACCCTTG
- the moaA gene encoding GTP 3',8-cyclase MoaA produces MNVLNDSIGRKISYLRISVTDRCNLRCRYCTPEEQFPLLNHQDVLRYEEILTVIRALVPVGIDKVRLTGGEPLVRKDLNQLIGWINDINGIRDISLTTNGVLLTEKGRLLRDAGLSRINISLDTLKPDKFSYITRRNYFPQVMNGIEAALSLGFSPVKINVVAMHGFNDDEIIDFAALAERLPVHVRFIEYMPIGSDTDWQADQFIPVHEIRRQIEEVYGPLSPVPRDDFAGPAKVFFLKGGQGRIGFISALSNHFCDRCNRVRITADGRLRPCLLADIEFDLKNRLRHGADADAIRALFFEALAEKPESHGISCNTVKKCVRVMSSIGG; encoded by the coding sequence ATGAATGTTCTTAATGACAGTATTGGTAGAAAAATCAGCTACTTACGCATTTCTGTAACTGATCGGTGCAATCTTCGGTGTCGTTACTGTACCCCCGAAGAACAGTTTCCCCTTTTGAATCACCAGGATGTTCTGCGTTATGAGGAAATCCTGACGGTTATCAGAGCCTTGGTGCCGGTTGGGATTGATAAGGTGAGGCTAACCGGCGGTGAACCATTGGTTCGAAAGGATCTGAATCAGCTGATTGGTTGGATTAATGATATTAATGGAATTCGCGACATCAGCCTGACTACTAATGGGGTGTTGTTGACAGAGAAGGGAAGGTTGCTCCGTGATGCCGGTCTTTCCCGGATAAATATCAGTCTGGATACCTTGAAGCCGGATAAATTTTCCTACATTACCCGCAGGAATTATTTTCCCCAGGTTATGAACGGAATTGAAGCCGCGTTGTCACTGGGATTTTCTCCGGTGAAAATTAATGTGGTTGCCATGCATGGTTTTAACGATGATGAAATTATTGACTTTGCCGCTCTGGCGGAAAGACTCCCGGTTCATGTCAGATTTATTGAGTATATGCCGATTGGTTCGGATACCGACTGGCAGGCCGACCAATTTATACCGGTGCATGAGATTCGCCGGCAGATAGAAGAAGTTTATGGACCCTTATCGCCGGTTCCTAGGGATGATTTTGCTGGGCCGGCCAAAGTTTTTTTCCTGAAAGGCGGCCAGGGTCGGATTGGTTTTATCAGTGCCTTGTCCAATCATTTCTGTGACCGTTGCAACCGGGTAAGAATAACCGCTGATGGTCGTTTGCGTCCCTGCCTGTTGGCTGATATTGAGTTTGATTTAAAGAATCGTTTGCGTCATGGTGCCGATGCGGATGCCATCCGTGCGTTATTTTTTG